A single genomic interval of Helianthus annuus cultivar XRQ/B chromosome 6, HanXRQr2.0-SUNRISE, whole genome shotgun sequence harbors:
- the LOC110885533 gene encoding auxin-responsive protein SAUR21 gives MAIRMPRIIQARKILKRSLSNGSTTPASMDIPKGYFAIYVGEQEKKRFVVSVSLLSEPTFQELLHQAEEEFGYNHPMGGLTIPCSEDVFTDLASRLGAF, from the coding sequence ATGGCCATACGTATGCCACGCATCATTCAAGCAAGAAAAATTCTCAAACGGTCCCTCTCTAATGGTAGCACCACTCCTGCATCTATGGACATCCCCAAAGGTTATTTTGCCATTTATGTTGGAGAACAAGAGAAGAAGCGGTTTGTGGTGTCTGTATCACTACTAAGCGAACCTACCTTTCAGGAGCTACTGCATCAGGCAGAAGAAGAGTTTGGGTACAACCATCCAATGGGCGGGCTCACGATTCCCTGTAGTGAAGATGTATTCACAGATCTGGCTTCTCGTTTGGGAGCATTTTGA